A stretch of Ipomoea triloba cultivar NCNSP0323 chromosome 13, ASM357664v1 DNA encodes these proteins:
- the LOC116002558 gene encoding coagulation factor V-like isoform X2, producing MADSSQSSSSDLSPMDSFPPDFYHLVPPEISPPDYPSSDPSVLISPPDYPSSDPSVLEFIEFSKNYLASLPFEPSKSKSEELYDFESVPDGEEVDVTAVGCMQYTLKFRAMKVDGHVEMFEVTGQFMGGGNLIIKECTLLK from the exons ATGGCGGACTCCTCTCAATCCTCTTCTTCCGACCTTTCTCCAATGGATTCTTTTCCACCGGACTTTTATCACCTTGTTCCACCCGAGATTTCTCCACCCGACTATCCTTCATCCGACCCCTCCGTTCTGATTTCTCCACCCGACTATCCTTCATCCGACCCCTCCGTTCTGGAATTTATAGAATTTTCAAAGAACTATCTGGCGAGTTTACCTTTCGAGCCATCGAAATCAAAA tCAGAAGAATTGTATGATTTTGAGAGCGTGCCTGACGGTGAGGAGGTGGATGTTACGGCTGTGGGATGTATGCAGTATACCCTCAAGTTTCGAGCTATGAAGGTGGATGGTCATGTAGAAATGTTTGAAGTTACTGGCCAGTTTATGGGAGGAGGGAATCTGATCATAAAAGAATGTACCCTGCTGAAATAG
- the LOC116002558 gene encoding uncharacterized protein LOC116002558 isoform X1: MADSSQSSSSDLSPMDSFPPDFYHLVPPEISPPDYPSSDPSVLISPPDYPSSDPSVLEFIEFSKNYLASLPFEPSKSKFCPLPCSHYKTSIDIIREESPEEYKIIIDICKLALEQYKSEELYDFESVPDGEEVDVTAVGCMQYTLKFRAMKVDGHVEMFEVTGQFMGGGNLIIKECTLLK, translated from the exons ATGGCGGACTCCTCTCAATCCTCTTCTTCCGACCTTTCTCCAATGGATTCTTTTCCACCGGACTTTTATCACCTTGTTCCACCCGAGATTTCTCCACCCGACTATCCTTCATCCGACCCCTCCGTTCTGATTTCTCCACCCGACTATCCTTCATCCGACCCCTCCGTTCTGGAATTTATAGAATTTTCAAAGAACTATCTGGCGAGTTTACCTTTCGAGCCATCGAAATCAAAA ttCTGTCCCTTGCCTTGTAGCCACTATAAAACATCAATTGACATCATTAGGGAGGAAAGTCCTGAAgagtacaaaattattattgatatatgtAAATTGGCTCTTGAACAGTATAAG tCAGAAGAATTGTATGATTTTGAGAGCGTGCCTGACGGTGAGGAGGTGGATGTTACGGCTGTGGGATGTATGCAGTATACCCTCAAGTTTCGAGCTATGAAGGTGGATGGTCATGTAGAAATGTTTGAAGTTACTGGCCAGTTTATGGGAGGAGGGAATCTGATCATAAAAGAATGTACCCTGCTGAAATAG